In Persicimonas caeni, a single window of DNA contains:
- a CDS encoding serine/threonine-protein kinase yields MRSNSAVSCGPFDLIETIGRGGMAQVWRGIHRGQQVPVAVKVITGAKATDPAYVERFEREVQAVAALDHPGIVTVFDYGRVSELAAQADPQLTAHSPYLAMEFARGGTLRERPLIRDWPSLRLFILDILDALAYAHARDVIHRDIKPENILCQIDGAQLRFKLSDFGIAHAADTGLNTDTQSYDGASAGTPYYMPPEQLTGEWRDFGPWTDLYALGCLVYELVCGRPPYEESNFIRLANMHLNMPFPELEPRFVVPDELDGFIRKLVAKKPHQRFGRAADAACALGMLPVPEETTGVGMAPLPDDIDVGAETLTPTQANSLGDVDLDQAPTLLDPSSFDDPSSFAEQEDLSSLQTETFVTRTLVTLPQTEASGLQVPREVGSETIELAPVDFDPPPPFPDSWRPGVDEAQSDQLVGVGLGLFGLRTIPFVDRDAPRDTIWRALGEVFDDAKLRVVSLRGGLGTGKSRLAEWLSRRAHELGVATVLKATHSRQGGPLEGIPRMLENFFAAWSLGRSETYERVYSVLRRRGNSRSSLDAQELENQARGLTELMRPSSKARSREEGPRFLFTSPGERHVWLTRFLEVLASERPVILWADDVPWGDETLSWVTHLLDVDTPLPVLVLLTSRDDMLDAREEVAAHITRLEAHERAQVVRVDPLAEDDHAELIRRTLRLDAALSRQVKERTAGNPLFAVQLIGDWVSRGILEVGRDGFSLRQGAASTLPRDIHDLWIQRVEKLLDDFEPERRHDLRVALELAAMLGRYVDEAEWREVCRQQGVEASEELARRMVEQGLVRRERSGASFVHSMLAESLREAAQRVGRAEEYHLACVRAIEALHPNSPLETARRRALHLIGAGRLHEALDPLKDAIHYGNDRGDYRASLMLLEKREELADRLGLGDEDRCRVESMWVRAQIEIPMGDSTKAFAYAERAAEIAERHGWHVDLGHALVVKARVLRDRAEYDTALAVLERAGEELARVDDAIGLLFVCFAKGFIHMRRGKLAVARSFFDEALAYARELEDQPRVAEILSQVGYSWFAENNYERARQVLADALEVAERLGSLVSISSCSRHLGEIARFEGNWDEAREHYERAMGIERSRGARNEHLDRLNLVLVAIATGRFAHSYAELLGLRQIFEQRDMHFALPVIEVALVTSAAGLGDPDAFDAAWQRASKLVDNLNATDKDIGWLANRAADACERAGWPHRADQMRRLARAHHVEGS; encoded by the coding sequence ATGCGTTCTAATTCTGCCGTAAGCTGTGGCCCCTTCGACCTCATCGAGACGATCGGTCGCGGCGGGATGGCTCAGGTGTGGCGGGGGATCCACCGAGGCCAGCAAGTCCCGGTCGCCGTCAAGGTCATCACCGGCGCTAAGGCCACCGATCCTGCATACGTCGAGCGCTTCGAGCGCGAGGTCCAGGCGGTGGCCGCCCTCGATCATCCCGGCATCGTGACCGTCTTCGACTACGGTCGCGTCAGCGAGTTGGCCGCCCAGGCCGACCCGCAGCTGACCGCCCACAGCCCCTATCTGGCCATGGAGTTCGCCCGCGGCGGCACGCTGCGCGAGCGTCCATTGATCCGCGATTGGCCGTCTCTTCGCCTCTTCATCCTCGATATCCTCGACGCGTTGGCCTACGCCCACGCCCGCGACGTGATCCATCGCGACATCAAGCCCGAGAATATCTTGTGTCAGATCGACGGCGCCCAGTTGCGTTTCAAGCTCAGCGACTTCGGCATCGCCCACGCCGCCGACACCGGCCTGAACACCGACACCCAGAGCTATGACGGAGCCTCGGCCGGCACGCCGTACTACATGCCCCCCGAGCAGCTCACCGGGGAGTGGCGAGATTTCGGCCCGTGGACCGACCTCTATGCTCTGGGATGCCTCGTCTACGAGCTTGTCTGCGGGCGCCCTCCCTACGAGGAGAGCAACTTCATCCGCTTGGCCAACATGCACCTGAACATGCCGTTCCCCGAGCTCGAGCCGCGCTTCGTGGTCCCCGACGAGCTCGACGGCTTCATTCGAAAGCTGGTCGCCAAGAAGCCCCACCAGCGCTTCGGACGCGCGGCCGACGCCGCCTGTGCGTTGGGCATGTTGCCGGTGCCCGAGGAGACGACCGGCGTGGGCATGGCCCCGCTGCCCGACGACATCGACGTGGGCGCCGAGACGCTCACGCCCACGCAGGCCAACTCCCTTGGCGACGTCGACCTCGACCAGGCTCCGACGCTGCTCGACCCGTCTTCATTCGACGACCCCTCTTCGTTCGCTGAGCAGGAAGATCTCAGCAGCCTGCAGACCGAGACCTTCGTCACGCGCACTCTGGTGACGCTCCCGCAGACCGAGGCTTCAGGCCTACAAGTGCCGCGTGAGGTGGGCTCGGAGACCATCGAGCTCGCGCCCGTCGACTTCGACCCGCCCCCGCCGTTCCCCGACAGTTGGCGGCCGGGCGTCGACGAAGCCCAGTCGGACCAACTCGTCGGCGTGGGGCTGGGGCTCTTCGGGCTGCGAACGATCCCCTTTGTCGACCGCGACGCGCCGCGCGACACCATCTGGCGTGCGCTCGGCGAGGTATTCGACGACGCGAAGCTGCGCGTGGTCAGCCTTCGCGGCGGCCTGGGCACCGGCAAGAGCCGGTTGGCCGAGTGGTTGTCGCGCCGCGCCCACGAGCTGGGCGTGGCCACCGTCCTCAAGGCGACTCACAGCCGCCAGGGCGGGCCCTTGGAGGGCATCCCGCGCATGCTCGAGAACTTCTTCGCCGCCTGGTCGCTCGGTCGCAGCGAGACCTACGAGCGCGTCTACTCGGTGCTGCGCCGGCGGGGCAACTCACGAAGCTCGCTCGACGCGCAAGAGCTCGAGAATCAGGCGCGCGGACTCACCGAGCTGATGCGCCCGTCATCCAAAGCGCGCAGCCGCGAAGAGGGGCCCCGCTTTCTTTTCACGAGCCCCGGCGAGCGACACGTCTGGCTGACCCGCTTCCTGGAAGTGCTCGCCTCGGAGCGACCCGTCATTTTGTGGGCCGACGATGTCCCCTGGGGCGACGAGACGCTCAGTTGGGTGACGCACCTGTTGGACGTCGACACGCCGCTGCCCGTCCTGGTGTTGCTGACCTCGCGCGACGATATGCTCGACGCGCGTGAGGAGGTCGCCGCACACATCACCCGGCTCGAGGCGCACGAGCGCGCCCAGGTGGTCCGCGTCGACCCCCTCGCCGAAGACGACCACGCCGAGTTGATTCGACGCACTCTTCGGCTCGACGCCGCCCTCAGCCGGCAGGTCAAAGAGCGCACGGCCGGCAATCCTCTCTTTGCGGTCCAGCTCATCGGCGACTGGGTGAGCCGGGGCATCTTGGAGGTCGGCCGCGACGGGTTTTCGCTTCGCCAGGGCGCTGCGAGCACCCTGCCGCGCGATATCCACGACTTGTGGATTCAGCGCGTCGAGAAGTTGTTGGATGACTTCGAGCCCGAGCGCCGACACGACCTGCGCGTGGCCCTCGAGCTCGCGGCCATGCTCGGCCGATACGTCGACGAGGCCGAATGGCGTGAGGTGTGTCGTCAGCAAGGCGTCGAGGCCTCCGAAGAGCTGGCGCGCCGCATGGTCGAACAGGGCTTGGTCCGCCGGGAGCGCTCGGGGGCGTCGTTCGTCCACAGCATGCTCGCCGAGAGCCTGCGCGAAGCCGCACAGCGCGTCGGGCGCGCCGAGGAGTACCACTTGGCGTGTGTGCGGGCTATCGAGGCGCTGCACCCGAACAGCCCGCTGGAGACCGCGCGGCGTCGCGCGTTGCATCTCATCGGCGCCGGACGGCTCCACGAGGCGCTCGACCCGCTCAAAGACGCGATTCACTACGGCAACGACCGCGGTGACTACCGCGCCTCCTTGATGTTGCTCGAAAAGCGCGAGGAGTTGGCCGATCGGCTGGGGCTCGGCGACGAGGATCGGTGTCGGGTCGAGAGTATGTGGGTGCGCGCTCAGATTGAAATCCCCATGGGAGACTCGACCAAAGCATTCGCATACGCCGAGCGCGCCGCCGAGATCGCCGAGCGCCACGGCTGGCATGTCGACCTGGGGCACGCGCTGGTCGTCAAGGCCAGGGTGCTGCGCGACCGCGCCGAGTACGACACGGCGCTCGCCGTGTTGGAGCGGGCGGGCGAGGAGTTGGCCCGCGTCGACGACGCCATCGGGCTGTTGTTCGTCTGCTTCGCCAAGGGCTTTATCCACATGCGGCGTGGCAAATTGGCCGTCGCCCGTAGCTTCTTCGACGAGGCGCTGGCCTACGCCCGCGAACTCGAGGACCAGCCGCGGGTGGCCGAGATCTTGAGTCAGGTCGGCTACTCGTGGTTCGCCGAGAACAACTACGAGCGCGCCCGCCAGGTGCTCGCCGACGCGCTCGAGGTCGCCGAGCGGCTCGGTTCGCTGGTCTCGATCTCGTCGTGCTCACGTCATCTGGGCGAGATTGCCCGCTTCGAGGGCAACTGGGACGAGGCGCGCGAGCATTACGAGCGAGCGATGGGCATCGAGCGATCCCGCGGGGCGCGCAACGAGCATCTGGACCGGCTCAACCTGGTGTTGGTGGCCATCGCCACCGGCCGCTTCGCCCACAGCTACGCCGAGCTGCTCGGGTTGCGCCAGATCTTCGAGCAGCGCGACATGCACTTCGCGCTGCCCGTCATCGAAGTGGCGTTGGTCACCAGCGCCGCCGGCTTGGGCGACCCCGACGCGTTCGACGCGGCTTGGCAGCGAGCCTCGAAGCTCGTCGACAACCTCAACGCCACCGACAAAGATATCGGCTGGCTCGCCAACCGAGCTGCAGACGCCTGCGAGAGAGCCGGCTGGCCGCACCGCGCAGACCAGATGCGCCGCCTCGCCCGCGCACATCACGTCGAGGGCAGTTGA
- a CDS encoding AAA family ATPase has protein sequence MEKPISKHQSKCAPEALIGRTEDLWKLEQLIDAHRLVSVLGPPGVGKSRLVASFVESRSSEPLETVHTDLAGASSLVDMCAEIARQLRLEQRPGEQFESTRDQLGRALAAFDELLLVIDNADRLVEPLAAVLQHWTRQAPDLNIVVTSRQPLRIDAEARLELAPLQPPSPDAPAAEIANNAAVRLFAERARRVCGSLDLDEENLAVIGELVRRLDGLPLAIELVARWKSLLSIEEIVERLRLSPQDLALADSRQTRFSTLEAAIAWSWELLDDAEQAGLAQCAVFAGPFDVSMAEAVLDVGESSVLGVLLGLREQSLLGVEGSGAPRMRLLTSVRRFARRRLDDMGGVESLWGRLVAYLGQESRRCLVEAERMGRIGALERLQALHLQLRAVVERYERTPDLEQKEEFPAFVDCALALAYIASHIGQIAGLRELLEPLAASAAAAGLPTRHVLLLNAIAVVDTLAGRQPDLVERLEDIAPLAAESDRDGDWLWIELRLASELIWTGRLDEARRHLDAVAPRFAQTTWCESWYWYFHAQWLAATGENSESIDAYERALEAAGRTGNEGVEVHVLSGLAIAHIKDGSSVTARQRVLERLDSGSAWLGSYGEAHLLQTLAVSAFLDECYDKAIELGEACVTQFRRSGAPADLALGLANLAWYHFVVDHRDQAAHFARQAENLVEAADAVSEFVASAALVSACSLRWKMGDEETAVAVIERSGRVSPSATASAHWNTVVSFYAGLLAALGRLERAEEVLEELESAGGELVEPLLIELARAQLDIGHWRRAGDGERTSDRFENLFANLSNKIDHWAERIATTDFPSWTLEDLVELTIAQMPQPEATFANLQYAAGTQPALLLATQHKAFRAPEATWGDLSRSEIRWQLLDLLAQRRLDAPGEVVHIDEIAERLWPDEVLTPSSLKNRLYVNLSKLREANLDGLLLRGEDGYLLDPDVRVLRQ, from the coding sequence ATGGAAAAACCAATCTCAAAGCATCAATCCAAGTGCGCCCCAGAGGCCCTCATTGGGCGCACAGAGGACCTGTGGAAGCTCGAACAACTCATCGACGCCCATCGACTTGTCAGTGTGCTCGGACCGCCGGGCGTGGGGAAATCTCGGTTGGTCGCGTCATTTGTGGAGAGCAGGTCGTCGGAGCCCCTGGAGACGGTCCACACGGATCTTGCCGGAGCGTCGAGCCTGGTCGACATGTGCGCCGAGATTGCGCGGCAGTTGCGTCTCGAGCAGCGCCCCGGCGAGCAGTTCGAGTCGACGCGCGACCAGCTCGGCCGAGCGCTGGCGGCCTTCGACGAGTTGCTGTTGGTGATCGACAACGCAGACCGGCTCGTCGAGCCGCTCGCTGCCGTGCTGCAACACTGGACGAGGCAGGCGCCCGACCTCAACATCGTAGTGACCTCGCGCCAGCCGCTGAGGATCGACGCCGAAGCGAGGCTGGAGTTGGCGCCGCTGCAGCCGCCTTCGCCGGACGCACCGGCAGCGGAGATAGCGAATAACGCGGCAGTTAGACTCTTCGCCGAGCGAGCCCGGCGCGTGTGCGGCTCGCTGGACCTCGACGAGGAAAACCTCGCCGTGATCGGCGAGCTGGTTCGCCGCCTCGACGGGCTGCCTCTGGCCATCGAGTTGGTGGCGCGGTGGAAGAGTCTGTTGTCGATCGAAGAGATTGTCGAGCGGTTGCGATTATCGCCCCAAGATCTCGCGCTCGCCGATTCGCGACAGACACGCTTTTCGACGCTGGAGGCGGCCATTGCCTGGTCGTGGGAATTGCTCGACGACGCCGAGCAAGCCGGGCTGGCGCAGTGCGCGGTATTCGCAGGCCCCTTCGATGTATCCATGGCCGAAGCCGTCCTCGATGTGGGCGAGAGCTCGGTGCTCGGCGTGCTCCTAGGCCTTCGGGAGCAAAGCCTTTTGGGGGTCGAGGGGTCCGGCGCCCCGCGGATGCGCCTTTTGACCAGCGTGCGTCGCTTCGCCCGCCGGCGTCTCGACGACATGGGCGGCGTCGAATCGCTGTGGGGCCGTTTGGTGGCCTACCTGGGACAAGAGAGTCGGCGTTGCCTTGTCGAGGCCGAACGCATGGGCCGTATCGGCGCGCTCGAGCGGCTGCAAGCTCTGCACTTGCAGCTTCGCGCCGTCGTCGAACGCTACGAGCGAACTCCCGACCTGGAGCAGAAGGAGGAGTTTCCGGCGTTTGTCGACTGCGCGTTGGCGCTGGCGTATATCGCCAGTCATATCGGCCAGATCGCCGGGCTTCGCGAGCTGCTCGAGCCGCTCGCTGCCAGTGCCGCCGCGGCCGGGTTGCCTACGCGCCACGTGCTGCTGCTCAACGCAATTGCCGTTGTCGATACGCTGGCCGGACGTCAACCCGACCTGGTCGAACGACTGGAGGATATTGCGCCGTTGGCAGCCGAGAGCGACCGGGACGGCGACTGGCTCTGGATCGAGCTTCGCCTCGCCTCCGAGTTGATCTGGACGGGGCGTCTCGACGAGGCGCGCCGCCACCTCGATGCGGTCGCCCCACGTTTCGCCCAGACGACCTGGTGCGAGAGTTGGTATTGGTATTTCCACGCTCAATGGTTGGCAGCGACGGGGGAGAACTCCGAGTCGATTGACGCATACGAACGTGCGCTCGAAGCGGCCGGGCGGACAGGGAACGAAGGCGTCGAGGTCCACGTCCTGTCGGGGTTGGCTATCGCACATATCAAGGACGGCTCGTCGGTGACCGCGCGGCAGCGCGTCTTGGAGCGGCTCGACAGCGGGTCCGCTTGGCTGGGGTCATATGGCGAAGCACATCTCTTGCAGACATTGGCCGTGAGCGCGTTCCTGGACGAATGCTACGACAAGGCGATCGAGCTGGGAGAAGCGTGCGTAACTCAATTTCGGCGCAGCGGCGCCCCGGCAGACTTGGCGCTCGGGCTCGCCAACCTGGCGTGGTACCACTTTGTGGTCGACCACCGAGACCAAGCGGCCCACTTCGCTCGTCAGGCAGAGAACCTGGTCGAGGCGGCTGACGCGGTCAGTGAATTCGTGGCGAGCGCGGCGCTCGTGTCGGCCTGCTCGCTTCGCTGGAAAATGGGAGACGAGGAGACAGCCGTCGCCGTCATCGAGCGCTCCGGGCGTGTTTCTCCGAGCGCCACGGCATCTGCCCACTGGAATACCGTCGTCAGCTTCTACGCAGGCCTGCTCGCCGCGCTCGGACGACTCGAGCGTGCCGAGGAGGTGCTCGAGGAACTCGAAAGTGCCGGCGGTGAGCTCGTCGAGCCGCTCTTGATCGAATTGGCGCGGGCGCAGCTCGATATTGGACATTGGCGTCGAGCCGGTGACGGGGAGCGGACGAGCGACCGGTTCGAAAACCTCTTCGCCAACCTCTCCAACAAGATCGATCACTGGGCCGAGCGGATCGCCACGACCGACTTTCCGTCGTGGACCCTCGAAGATCTGGTCGAGTTGACCATCGCCCAGATGCCCCAGCCCGAGGCGACCTTCGCCAATCTGCAATACGCGGCCGGCACACAGCCGGCGCTGCTGCTCGCCACACAGCATAAGGCGTTTCGGGCGCCCGAGGCGACGTGGGGCGATTTGAGTCGAAGTGAGATTCGCTGGCAACTGCTCGACCTACTGGCCCAGCGTCGCCTCGACGCTCCTGGCGAAGTTGTGCATATCGACGAGATCGCCGAGCGACTGTGGCCCGACGAGGTCCTGACCCCCTCGTCGCTCAAAAACCGGCTGTACGTCAACCTCTCGAAGCTTCGCGAGGCCAACCTCGACGGCCTGCTGCTGCGCGGCGAGGACGGCTATTTGCTCGATCCGGATGTGCGAGTGCTCCGTCAGTGA
- a CDS encoding alpha/beta hydrolase, producing MATDTTEPHQPYRLLDDDYGSHAPAFDGHDDYKPSWSRRLFAWHSKFVDQFALDVMEKAFLFGESLDWDAAVPGGVDGLRELYGGDSLLDEPDAYYVEPADPNRFRLTKLDDLPDGGERFQLKFDSTYQTWDDTFCDEFGCHSSNEKVTARIWRHHDLSRPTAVCLHCWCGGYLRLEERVFAAKRLYEEGYNVVVVTLPFHGERTPTDAIFSGQFFPSPDLRRTNEAFGQAVSDVRLLTRWLKEEGFDGPMGLLGISLGGYITSLMISLFDTYDFAAPIIAPASFADILWWHGTERKARAMFEDAGVDREMLRAIWAVHCPLSYELKIPAERVLIVAGAGDAVVRPAQSLSLWSHWGEPELRWFAGSHLGHFRWLAGSAVGSDMLDFMNPVVDWLGELDFGR from the coding sequence ATGGCAACCGACACTACCGAACCCCACCAACCCTACCGCCTGCTCGACGACGACTACGGCTCCCACGCGCCCGCATTCGACGGCCACGACGACTACAAGCCAAGCTGGTCGCGTCGGCTATTCGCCTGGCACAGCAAATTCGTCGACCAGTTCGCCCTCGACGTGATGGAGAAGGCGTTCTTGTTCGGCGAGTCGCTCGACTGGGACGCCGCCGTGCCCGGCGGTGTGGACGGGCTGCGCGAGCTCTACGGCGGCGACAGTCTGCTCGACGAGCCCGACGCCTACTACGTCGAGCCGGCCGACCCGAACCGGTTCCGGCTCACCAAGCTCGACGACTTGCCCGACGGCGGCGAGCGCTTCCAGCTCAAATTCGACAGCACCTATCAGACCTGGGACGACACGTTCTGCGACGAGTTCGGGTGCCACTCGTCCAACGAGAAGGTGACCGCCAGAATCTGGCGTCATCACGACCTCAGTCGGCCCACCGCGGTGTGTCTGCACTGCTGGTGTGGCGGCTACCTGCGCCTCGAAGAGCGCGTCTTCGCGGCCAAGCGCCTCTACGAGGAGGGCTACAACGTGGTCGTCGTCACGCTGCCGTTTCACGGCGAGCGGACCCCGACCGACGCCATCTTCTCCGGCCAATTCTTTCCGAGTCCCGACCTGCGGCGCACCAACGAGGCGTTCGGTCAAGCCGTCAGCGACGTGCGCCTGCTGACCCGCTGGCTCAAAGAGGAGGGCTTCGATGGCCCCATGGGCCTGCTCGGCATCAGCCTTGGCGGCTATATCACCTCGCTGATGATCAGCCTCTTCGACACCTACGACTTCGCCGCGCCGATCATCGCGCCCGCCTCGTTCGCCGACATCTTGTGGTGGCACGGCACAGAGCGCAAAGCGCGCGCGATGTTCGAAGACGCCGGCGTCGACCGCGAGATGCTGCGCGCCATCTGGGCGGTCCACTGCCCGCTGAGCTACGAGCTGAAGATCCCGGCCGAGCGCGTCCTCATCGTCGCCGGCGCGGGCGACGCGGTCGTGCGCCCCGCCCAGAGCCTGTCGCTGTGGAGCCACTGGGGCGAGCCGGAGCTACGCTGGTTCGCCGGCAGCCACCTGGGCCACTTCCGCTGGCTCGCCGGCAGCGCCGTGGGCAGCGACATGCTCGACTTCATGAATCCCGTGGTCGACTGGCTGGGCGAACTCGACTTTGGTCGGTGA
- a CDS encoding acetyl-CoA C-acyltransferase, which produces MAKGKKKSSSKKRRAVIVAGCRTPFVKAFGDFMKMDTIDLGDAAVEGLLKRTELPRNEVDSIIWGGVILPSVAPNVGREIALDLNLPASVEAMTCTRACATGLQAVTLAAAAIERGEADVVIAGGSDSTSNAPINMPQKLVHALAPLAFGKADPTDVLAILSQLTPITEILPRRPKIAERTTGQVMGEAAEEMAGRNGISRQAQDEFAVRSHHRAAEAIASGRFDEEVVPVQTPSGKWVHTDGIVRGDTSVDKISGLRPVFKRDGTLTAANSTPLTDGAASVLLMSEEKAKALGYKPLAAFRSWKYVGVDPADQLLMAPAIAMPQALELAGMELADADLVDLHEAFAAQVLAVLKMMESDAFAEARLGRTKAPGSIDDAKLNVHGGSVAIGHPFAATGARMVTTMANELHKADKETALLGICAAGGLGVGAVMERV; this is translated from the coding sequence ATGGCTAAAGGCAAAAAGAAATCATCCTCCAAAAAACGACGCGCCGTCATCGTCGCCGGCTGCCGAACCCCGTTCGTCAAAGCCTTCGGTGACTTCATGAAAATGGACACCATCGACCTGGGCGACGCCGCGGTCGAAGGACTCTTGAAGCGCACCGAGCTTCCTCGAAACGAGGTCGACAGCATCATCTGGGGCGGGGTGATCTTGCCGAGCGTGGCGCCGAATGTGGGCCGTGAGATCGCGCTCGACCTGAACCTGCCCGCCTCGGTCGAGGCGATGACCTGCACGCGGGCCTGCGCGACCGGCCTGCAGGCAGTGACGCTCGCCGCCGCGGCCATCGAGCGCGGCGAGGCCGACGTGGTGATCGCGGGCGGCTCGGACTCTACGAGCAACGCGCCCATCAATATGCCCCAGAAGCTCGTCCACGCGCTCGCGCCGCTCGCCTTCGGCAAGGCCGACCCGACCGACGTGCTTGCGATTTTGTCGCAGCTCACCCCCATCACCGAGATTCTGCCGCGCCGGCCCAAGATCGCCGAGCGCACTACCGGCCAAGTCATGGGCGAGGCGGCCGAGGAGATGGCCGGCCGCAATGGCATCTCGCGCCAGGCGCAAGACGAGTTCGCGGTGCGCTCGCACCACCGCGCCGCCGAGGCGATCGCCAGCGGGCGCTTCGACGAGGAGGTCGTGCCGGTGCAGACGCCCTCGGGCAAGTGGGTGCACACCGACGGCATCGTGCGTGGCGATACCAGCGTCGACAAGATCTCGGGCTTGCGCCCCGTCTTCAAGCGCGACGGCACGCTGACCGCGGCCAACTCCACGCCGCTGACCGACGGCGCCGCCTCGGTGTTGTTGATGAGCGAAGAGAAGGCCAAGGCGCTCGGCTACAAGCCGTTGGCCGCCTTCCGAAGCTGGAAATACGTCGGCGTCGACCCGGCCGACCAGCTCTTGATGGCGCCCGCCATCGCCATGCCACAGGCCCTCGAGCTCGCCGGCATGGAGCTGGCAGATGCCGACCTTGTCGACCTGCACGAGGCCTTCGCCGCCCAGGTCTTGGCCGTGCTCAAGATGATGGAGAGCGACGCCTTCGCCGAGGCGCGCCTTGGCCGCACGAAGGCCCCCGGGTCGATCGACGACGCCAAGCTCAACGTCCACGGCGGCTCGGTCGCCATCGGCCACCCGTTCGCCGCCACCGGCGCGCGCATGGTCACCACGATGGCCAACGAGCTGCACAAAGCCGACAAGGAGACCGCGCTTTTGGGCATCTGCGCGGCCGGTGGGCTTGGCGTGGGCGCGGTGATGGAGCGCGTCTAA